The genomic region CTGTAGATCTAATACGTAAGAATATAGAAGTAAATGAAGTAAAAGTTGCAAAAATAACTAATAGGGATGCTAATTCATTGTTATACGAAGTTATAACAGATTATGTGGATATAGATCCGTTCGGCTCTCCTTCACCTTTTATCTTATCCTCTGTTAATGCGGTAAAGAATGGCGGGCATGTAGCTTATACCGCTACGGATTTGGCTCCATTAGAGGGAAGTTCAAAAAAGTCTTGTAAAAGAAAATATGATGTCAATAATTCAAAGTTAAGCTTTTCTAAAGAAGTTGGCATAAGAGTTTTACTATCTAAAATAGTAAGGGAGGCAGCAATATTAGAAAAAGCTGTAGAGCCAATATTTGCTTTTTATAATGATTACTACTATAGAGTAATAATAAGAGTAACTAGGGGAGCAAAAAGGGCTGATGAAAGTATAGAAAAATTAGGATATTTTTATGAGTGTGAGAAATGTGGATTTTCTGGGTCTTCAAAAGACCCAATAGAAAAATGCCCCAGATGTGGTAATAAAGTTAAAATTTCTGGCCCTGTATGGCTAGGTAAGATAAATGATGACAGTTTTGTTCATAAAATGATAGATTATTTACAAAACTTTTCCTACATTAAAAACTTTGAAGCAGTTTCTATATTATTACATAAAATTTTGCAAGAAAATAAATATCCTCCAGGTTACTATAACTTGGAATTTGTAGCTTCAAAATATAAAATAAATGTTCCAGCAAGAGAAAAGATAATAGAATGCCTAGGAGACGCATCACAGACTCACTTTAGCTCTAAGGGCATAAAGACTAACAAAAGCTTTGATGAAATTTTAGAATGCATGAAAACCTTATCCAACAAGGTATAATATCCATTCCGAAAGCTTACTGCAAGATCCAGGATTAACATGAGCCCCATTATTACATTTATAAAGAAGCTTGCACGAGAAGCATGGTATTTCTTTTACAGTATCCAAATTTATATAAATATCATTATTAATAGATGAGGACTTAGCAGCAAAGAGTTTTACGACGCTTTTCCCGTTCTCTTTAACTGTCCTTTTAACAATAACTTTCTTTTCAATAAGTCTTTTAACAATCATACTTAATTCTCTTGTAGATAATCCTACAGATTTAGCTAATTCTTGTTGTGAGATACCTTCATTGCCTTTTTCTAATATTTTTTCTTGTATTAAATTCTCATAACTTGATATATTTGATTCCATCAAGAATCACCTATAGCCAAATATATAATATATAGCTTAGAGTTTAATTACTTTGCTGTCAGATTTGTTTATAAACTTACTTCAATATCGAAATTTTTAATAATTTCTTTATATCTGTTTCTTATTGTTACTTCTGTGATATTTAATGAATCAGCTATTTCTTTCTGAGTTTTTTTCACGTCCATAAGAGTGCTTATTAAATATACTGCAGCGGCACTTAATGCTAGATAGCCTTTCCCACTAGTTAGGCCATTCTTATACATAATATTAACCATCTCTGCAGATTTAGTTGCTACGAGTTGAGGTAAGCCCAATTTTTCTACAATTTTTGGAATATATTCAACTGGCTTAATTTTTGGCTTAAAGTTTTGTAGCTGTTTTGATACCTTATGTACTCTTTCTAAAGCTTTCCATAATTCACTAGAGGAAAGTGAATATCTAGTTTTGATCTCTTGCAAATATCTAGGTATATTATTTACTTGACATGAATAATATAATACTGCGGCAATTAATGCATATGAATCTATTCTCTTTGCTAAACCATTCTCAACTAATTTTCTTAGTATAAATGCTGCAGTTTCTTTTACATGTTCCGGCAAATCTAGTTTTGATGCCTCACTGTTAAGCATTGAAAGGTATGTTACTAATTTTTTATCCTTAGACGAAACTCTAATTCTATTCTGTAATTTTTGCATTTTCATAAGCTTTATTCTATCCTTTACCTTATCATATCCTATTCTAGTTGAAAGTCCTTGATCGTGAACTTTCAAAGTCAATGGGGATCCAATTCTTTCTCGCTCTAATCTATCTTGATAATTATATGCTCTCCATTCTGGTCCTTGATCTATTACTTCGTCTTCCAGTACTGCTCCACAGTTTGCGCAAATATATTGACCTCTTTCGGGATCATATCTTATATCTTCTGAGGAACAAACTGGGCATTTCATTTTCTTCTCACCTTCTCTACTAATTCTATGTAAACTTCCTTTGGAGGGTTATAATGGGGAAATGGTTCTACTAACGCGTAAGGGGAGTTAACGTTCCCTATTATATCTAAAACTTTACCTACTCTTTGCTTATTTTCATCAAGGACTACAAAGCCTATTGGATCATTTTTTATAAAATTTATGTTCTTATTTTCAATTTTAATGAGCCACTTATTTTTCAAAGTGTACCTATAAAAATGTCCAAGCTCAATAATTCTTACTTTTCTCATAAACAAAAGTTATGCAAACCCTACGTTTATATTATACTATAATAATACCAACGTAAAAATTACGTTGGTAATACAAGATTGGGATTAAGAATTATGTGCAAGTTATATTTAAAAGCCAAATTGGTGCTAAGAAGAAAGGATATATTTAACATAATCTGTTGCAGAATAATTAGGAGAAAAATTATTAATAAGATATCCTAATACCAATGCGATGAGTAATTCAGCTACCAATAGCGCAGAAGAGGCTATTTATAAGAAAATAGCAGAAATAAAAGATGAAATTTCTAAGTTAAAACAAGAGAAAACTCAAGCCTTAGAGGATTTAAACAAATTAAAACAAAAGAAGTTAGAAAAAATAGAAAAGCTCAAAGGAATTAGATCACAAATAGACACTGTAAGAAACGAATTCTCACTTAGGCTTGAAGAATTAAAGAAGCTTAAAGATAGAAAACAACAGTTACTGCAGGAAATTCAAGGAATGAGAAAACAGTTTGATGAGATAAAAGCAATACTTCAAAAGACTCAAGGTTTAGATATTGACGCGATAGAAAGGAGAATACAAAGCTTAGAATGGAGGCTGCAAACTTCCTCATTACCTTTAGATGAGGAAAAGAGAATTGTTCAAAAAATAGCAGAATTAGAGAAAAAATTAGGAGAAGCAAGAAAAATGCTAGAAATTAAAGAAAAAGGTACAGTAGAAAGAGCAGAATATCTAGCTAAGAGAATAGAATTATCCACAATAAGGCAACAAATAGCAGGTATAGTAACAGAACTATCTCAGAAAAGAAATATCTTAAATTCACTAAAAGAAGATAGAGAGAAGACCAAAAAAGAAATAGATGAAATAAATAAACAAATAGAAGAAATTAGAAATAAGATAGGCAATATAAATAATCAGATAAAAGAGAAGAATAACGAAATTGAGAATTATATAAAACAGCTAAAAGGAGAAAAAGTAGAAGCTCCATCAAGACCAACAAGAGAAGAAATTATAGAAAAGAAGAAGAAAATTGCCGAAGAAAAGCTAAAGTCAGGTCAAAGGCTTACTTTTGAGGAACTTTTAATACTTTATGGTGAAAATGATAAGGAAGATGGTAAAGACAGTGATAATATATATTGATATAGACGATGACTTGAGTTTAGCAGGAATTAAATCACCAGTAATAGGAGAGGCTAACGTAAAGGAAGCCATAGATAAAGCTTCAGAAATAATGGCTGACGATTCAGACTTTAACTCAATGATAGTAGCTTATAATATATATAAGAAAATGAAAAAAGAAGGACAAGACGTAGAAATTGTATTCCTAGCAGGCTCTCAGAAAGGAGGCTTAGAGGCTCAGAGAAGGATATCGGCTCAATTAGACGAAATAATAAAAGAATTGAATCCTCAGGATAGTATAATTGTCTATGATAGCCCAGAAGATGCAAAGGCACTACCAATAATACAGTCTAGATTAAAAATCTCTGGAGTTCAGAGGGTTATAGTTGAACAACATAGAGGAGTAGAAGAAACGTATATTCTTTTAGGAAAGTATTTCAAAAAAATATTAAATGAGCCAAGATATTCGCGGATTTTTTTAGGGGTACCAGGTGCAATACTTTTTGCTGCAGGAATTCTTGAAGTTTTTGGTTTAATCTCGTACATAGTTCCAGTCATTACGATTCTTATTGGCAGTGCTATGATAATAAGAGGATTTGATTTAGACGAGATGATGGAAAAATGGTGGGAAAATTCTACAATAATGGTAATAGCTGCTTTACTCTCTTCCATATCTTTTGCAATATCACTCATTAATGGGTATTTTACATATATTTCAATTAAAGGTAATAGCGTATATGTAGTTTCTACAGTAATTTCTTCAATGTTACCTTATATTACATTTAGCGTACTAATATTATTAGGTGCAAAAGCCTTATCTAGCGCTCTAGATAAAAGTATAAAATTATTTCACGATATTATAAAAATTAGTGCTATAATTATTTCATATTATATTATTACGGATGTATTGAAAAACTTAGAGGAAGGAATTTATATAATTCAGTTTCAATCATTTTATGCTTTAACGATATCCTCAATGGTACTAATTTTTGCATATATAGTATTAAATTTAATAGAAAAATACAAATTTAGCTCAAGCTAGTTTGCTAATTTTATCTCTTACTTCTATAGGTAAATCTTCAAGTTTTTTAACTAAGGCATTTCTAGGTTTTTTAATATTCTTACTTACTACTATATATGAATCTGGAGAATTTTCGTCTCTATTTTTTAAAACTCTTACTTTTATGAAATATTTTCCTGTATCGACGTAAAGGTATTTCTTATGCTTTAGCATAAGAATGAGTAAGAAAAAGACGTTTATATTTCTAATTCTTCCTCCTCTTCTATTGGCTTTATGCAGTCTAACTCGTTCAATTTATCAAATATTTTTTTAACAGCCTTGTATACTTCTTCTTCCCTCTTTGCACCAGTTATTACCATTTTTCCGCTACTGAAAATTAAAAGTACTACTCTAGGATCGTCCATTCTAAATATTAATCCTGGAAACTGCTCTGGTTCATACATGTTGTTTTCAAGAAGGAAGGCAGCTTTATCTAAATTAACGTGAACATGCATGTTTGCTGAAGCTACTATGTTCTGTATCTGTATTTTGGGTTTTCCAGTTATTTTTATTCCGTATTTCTTCAAAGTTTTTATTATCCTTTTTACAGCCTTTATTAGTTCTTCAGTGCTTTTAGCCCCTGTTACTACCATCTTACCAGATTTAAATATGAGTGAAGTAACCTTTGGACTTTCAAGCCTAAATATTAGGCCTGGAAATTGATCTGGGTCGTATTCAACGTTAGGTACACTTCTTTCCATAGCATACAAATCTAGTTGTTGGTCAAGAGTGACTGTAGCTACTATATTTTCTATACTTATAATTGGTTTATAAGTGATGGAGTTAGAGATTTAAATCACCATATAAAATATCTTATATACTCATTTATAAACCCATATTTAAACTACAATATTCTTTAAAAGCTCTAATTTGGGGAACTCCATTATCCCTTCCCCTTCAATTATTACATAAGGTTTAGCTTCTTCTAAAATGCCATAATTTCTTATTAGCGGACTCATATAATTATTATGAATTAATGAGACATCGTTGCCTGCTTGGTAACTTCCTATAGCTGGTAAAATTAAAGCTTTTGACCCATTTTTTAATGGTACGAGTAAAAATGCTTGCAATTTTCTTGAGAAGCCTAATTTATCTCTAAGCGAAATTCGTGGATGCTCATGACCTATTATATAAATAACATTATCTTTAGGTTCTATATCCTTATGGCCATGTAAAATTATCATATTATCTGTTTCTATTTCATCTCTTATTTCTATATCAAATTTATCAGTTACTAAAGAAATATAGTTATCATGATTTCCCCTTATTAATGTTAGTTTAACTCCTAAGTCTTTTATTGTAGAAAGCGCTGAAGTCAAATCTTCTTTCTCTTGCTTTCCTAGTCCGTTAAAAATATGTTTGAAATCTCCATCAACTATTATATTATATGTATTAAATTCTCTAATTATCTTATTTACTACATCCAAAAATTTTTTCTTCTGGACCCTAGGCAAAAATATTCCTTTTCTTGCCATTTCTTCTTCATAGCCTATATGGACGTCAGAAATAACTGCAGTATTAATACTCTTTATATAAATTCCGGGTATGTCTCCCTCAATGTAGATTCCCTTCTCTATTTCTATCATTTCGAACACCTTTTATATTCCATGAATAAAAATATGCAAAATGCTCTACTTTATAGGCTTAGGTTTGGCAAAAAAATTTCTTACTCAAGCTTCTATAGATGCAATGAGAAAAGTTGACGTATTATATTTAGACGCATATACTTCGCTTTCCTGCGACATAAACAAGGAATATTTGGAAAAATTACTAGAAAGGCAGATTATTCTTGCTGATAGGAGCACTTTGGAGAATAATTCAAAAAATATTATAAAACTTTTAGAAGAAGGTAAATCAGTTGGTATAGCAACTATAGGAGACCCAATGATCGCTACAACTCATGTAAGTTTAGCTACAGAAGCTAAGAATAAAGGGTATAATGTAATAATTATTCCTGGAATTTCTGTTCATTGTTACATCATTTCAAAATCTATGTTATCTTCATATAAATTTGGAAGATCTGTTACTGTTGTGTATCCTTACGATAAGATTCTTGATACTACTCCTTATGAGGTAATAAAGGATAATTCGTCTAGAGGGTTACACACTATTCTTTATCTTGATTTGAAAGAAGGAAAGCCAATGAGTGCTAAGGACGCAATATCACTCTTACTTCAAATGGAAGAGATAAAGAAAGAAGGAATTATAACTCCTAGCACTCAAATTATCATAGGTCAAAGATTAGGTTGCGAAGACGAAGAAGTTAAAGCTTTAACAATAAGCGAGGCATTAGAATATAAATATAAAGATCCACCTCACATTATAATAGTTCCATCTAAAAATCTCCATTATATGGAGGTTGAGGCTTTGAAATGTCTTCATTAAGAGATAGAGTAATTAAATATATTAACGGAATGAACGATAGATTATCAAAAATTAGTATGCCAGAGTACCAAAAAATTATAGATCTAGCCAAGCAATATACTGAAGATGCTAAATATTACTTAGATAAAGGCGACATAGATACAGCAATAGTAGATATAGCATATGCAGAGGGCCTATTAGATGCAGTCCTTATTATGAATAATAAGGATCCTGACTCTGATATTTCAAAAAAGGTCTTTGTAGGCGGTACATTTGATATAATACATCCAGGTCACATAGAATTTTTAAGAGAAGCTTCAAGATTAGGAAGAGTTTATGTCTCTGTTGCAAGAGATAAAAATTCTGAGAAAATCAAAGGTAGGAAACCCATAAACGATGAGGAGCAGAGATTAGAAGTAGTGAAAAGTATTAGGTATGTTTATGATGCATTTTTAGGAGACGAAAAAGACTTCATAAAAAGCGTTGAAAGAGTAAAGCCAGATATAATTTTCCTAGGTCCAGATCAGCATGTCAATATAGACGAATTTAAAAAAGAATTGGAAAAAAGAGGTATAAACGCAGAAATAGTGAAGATGCCTGAAAGGATAAATAAATGGAAACATAGTAGTACCACATCTATTATAAATGAGATTGTTTCTAGGTATTGTAAATCTTAGATTAAAGCTTCTATCAGAACTTCGTCTCCATCTTTAAGAGAAAGTTTTTCTCTCAAATAATAAGGAGAAATTATTTCTATTACGCTTTTAGGGTGCGTTGTCCTTAGAGGTATAACTATTGCTGCGGGCTCTAGATCATTTATTCTGGCAGGATATGCTTTCACTGCACCTAATACTCTATTCTCATCTCTATATTCTGGTATATTTATATACCTCGAAGTATCTAAAAGTAGCCTATTTTCAAAGGAAATTCTATCATAAATTACAATATTTAATGTCCCTGGATAAGGAGTAAATCCTAGAAATTTTTTAAAAGAATTCTCATAATATGGTAAAGAAAGAAATAGCTTACCTTCTCCTAAACCGGAAGTAACTTTTCCTTTAATTCTTATTTCGTGTTGAAACGCTATCGCTGACGATATTTCGTTCAAGCAATTTAAAAGTAAATTTTCACCTTTTTCTGTAAGTCTTATTATTTCTCCATCTTTGGTTTCAATTCTAATTATCAAATTATCATCTTCTAATTCCTTTAATTTCCTAGATACAGATTGTTGAGAAATATTGAACTCTTTCGCTAGAATTTGTTGTGTTATTTCTCCTCTTTCCTTTACTAGATTTATTATCCTACTTAATGTGCATATCTCAGTTAGCATTGATTATTACCTGAGCCTAATTCAGCCTCTGCATACTCTCCGTGTATGTCGTCTTCAGTATCTTTAGTTGCCCAGTTCCATTTATCGCTCCATGCATTACCTATTTGTATAGGTTTATCTAACTTGCTTAATAGAACAATTCTACTAGGCACATGCTCTGAAATAATTTTATATCCAGTATACTTTTCCATTAATTTGGCAAACTCTCTCACTTCTGAATGCCTTGGCATCGCATCCCTACTTAACCTTAATGTTGAAGGTCCTACATGCATGTAAGCTTTTACTTCAATATAAGTAGGCATAGCCATTTCAATCAATTTTGCGAAATCTTTTGCATCTTCTTCACTCATATTAAATCCTTTTATCATAGTCATTCTTATTACGGTAGGAGAACTAAAACTCGGTAGTATTTCAAGAGTTTTTAGGAATAAATTCCATGAATTAGCTACTATAGGTCTATTTATTAGCTTATGTTTTCTTTCGTTAGGAGCTTGTATTGATACAAAGAGTTGAGTTGGTTCTTCTTCTAAACTAGCTAGAACATCTGGTCTAACTCCACTAGTTACTAGAAATGTAGTTAATCCCCTCTTATGATATTCATGAATTAATTCCCCTAGTCTATCATATAATGTAGGCTCTCCAGTTAAGCTTATAGCTACATGTGCAGGTTTCATAGCTTCTTTAGCCATATTAGGATCTACTCCTTTTCTTCCTAGATAACCAGAAACTGCTCTCTTATGTTCTTCAATACTTTTTTCTGCAATGTACTCCGGATCATCAGTTATTGGTAATTTAGTTTCATCCCATTCTAGGCCAATGTCTTCTGGCTCAAGCCTCCAGCAGTGTATACACCTAAACCAACACCATGCTGCTGTTGGCGTCATTTGAACGCATCTATGACTTTCTATTCCATAGAATTTTCCTTTATAACAATATCTTCCTTCAGTTAACGCTTCATGAGTCCAATGACATTTTTTATAGGCACTGTGATTTCCTATTATATGATACTTCTCTTTTTCCATTTCTTCCATTATTCTACTTAACGTGTCTATCCTTAACGTTGAGACAACCATAATAGTCAGTTTAAAATAGTACATCTAATTTAAAAAACCTTATACAATAGGTGCAGTTAGATCGTGCATATTTAAAATCTTTTCTATATTTATAGATATTCCAATTAGCATGGTATCCGATAGATATCTTCCCACCATTTGGAGACCAACGGGTAAGTTATTATAAAATCCTGCAGGTATAGATATCGCAGGTACGGCAGCTAGGTTTGCAATTACAGTATTTACATCCATTGCGTACATCTTTATTGGATCATTAATCACTTCGCCTATTTTAGGAGGCAAAACCGGCATTGTAGGTGATAATAAAACATCGTATTTACTAAATAACTGGTCTAAACTATTCTTTATTAGTCTTCTCACTTTTAAAGCCTTTATATAATATTCCTCATAATAACCTGCACTGAGAATGAAAGAGCCTAGCAAAATTCTCCTCTTAACTTCCATTCCAAATCCTTCTCCTCTGTTTTTACTAAATGTTTCTATCCAGTTTCCTTCGAAGTGCTTACTATATCCATATCTAACTCCATCGTATCTAGCTAAATTGGAACTAGCTTCTGACATAGC from Acidianus ambivalens harbors:
- the dph5 gene encoding diphthine synthase, translated to MLYFIGLGLAKKFLTQASIDAMRKVDVLYLDAYTSLSCDINKEYLEKLLERQIILADRSTLENNSKNIIKLLEEGKSVGIATIGDPMIATTHVSLATEAKNKGYNVIIIPGISVHCYIISKSMLSSYKFGRSVTVVYPYDKILDTTPYEVIKDNSSRGLHTILYLDLKEGKPMSAKDAISLLLQMEEIKKEGIITPSTQIIIGQRLGCEDEEVKALTISEALEYKYKDPPHIIIVPSKNLHYMEVEALKCLH
- a CDS encoding transcription initiation factor IIB; the protein is MKCPVCSSEDIRYDPERGQYICANCGAVLEDEVIDQGPEWRAYNYQDRLERERIGSPLTLKVHDQGLSTRIGYDKVKDRIKLMKMQKLQNRIRVSSKDKKLVTYLSMLNSEASKLDLPEHVKETAAFILRKLVENGLAKRIDSYALIAAVLYYSCQVNNIPRYLQEIKTRYSLSSSELWKALERVHKVSKQLQNFKPKIKPVEYIPKIVEKLGLPQLVATKSAEMVNIMYKNGLTSGKGYLALSAAAVYLISTLMDVKKTQKEIADSLNITEVTIRNRYKEIIKNFDIEVSL
- a CDS encoding DUF357 domain-containing protein → MSSLRDRVIKYINGMNDRLSKISMPEYQKIIDLAKQYTEDAKYYLDKGDIDTAIVDIAYAEGLLDAVLIMNNKDPDSDISKKVFVGGTFDIIHPGHIEFLREASRLGRVYVSVARDKNSEKIKGRKPINDEEQRLEVVKSIRYVYDAFLGDEKDFIKSVERVKPDIIFLGPDQHVNIDEFKKELEKRGINAEIVKMPERINKWKHSSTTSIINEIVSRYCKS
- a CDS encoding DUF120 domain-containing protein; this encodes MLTEICTLSRIINLVKERGEITQQILAKEFNISQQSVSRKLKELEDDNLIIRIETKDGEIIRLTEKGENLLLNCLNEISSAIAFQHEIRIKGKVTSGLGEGKLFLSLPYYENSFKKFLGFTPYPGTLNIVIYDRISFENRLLLDTSRYINIPEYRDENRVLGAVKAYPARINDLEPAAIVIPLRTTHPKSVIEIISPYYLREKLSLKDGDEVLIEALI
- a CDS encoding winged helix-turn-helix domain-containing protein, which gives rise to MESNISSYENLIQEKILEKGNEGISQQELAKSVGLSTRELSMIVKRLIEKKVIVKRTVKENGKSVVKLFAAKSSSINNDIYINLDTVKEIPCFSCKLLYKCNNGAHVNPGSCSKLSEWILYLVG
- a CDS encoding H/ACA ribonucleoprotein complex subunit GAR1; its protein translation is MRKVRIIELGHFYRYTLKNKWLIKIENKNINFIKNDPIGFVVLDENKQRVGKVLDIIGNVNSPYALVEPFPHYNPPKEVYIELVEKVRRK
- the twy1 gene encoding 4-demethylwyosine synthase TYW1, giving the protein MVVSTLRIDTLSRIMEEMEKEKYHIIGNHSAYKKCHWTHEALTEGRYCYKGKFYGIESHRCVQMTPTAAWCWFRCIHCWRLEPEDIGLEWDETKLPITDDPEYIAEKSIEEHKRAVSGYLGRKGVDPNMAKEAMKPAHVAISLTGEPTLYDRLGELIHEYHKRGLTTFLVTSGVRPDVLASLEEEPTQLFVSIQAPNERKHKLINRPIVANSWNLFLKTLEILPSFSSPTVIRMTMIKGFNMSEEDAKDFAKLIEMAMPTYIEVKAYMHVGPSTLRLSRDAMPRHSEVREFAKLMEKYTGYKIISEHVPSRIVLLSKLDKPIQIGNAWSDKWNWATKDTEDDIHGEYAEAELGSGNNQC
- a CDS encoding metallophosphoesterase; this encodes MIEIEKGIYIEGDIPGIYIKSINTAVISDVHIGYEEEMARKGIFLPRVQKKKFLDVVNKIIREFNTYNIIVDGDFKHIFNGLGKQEKEDLTSALSTIKDLGVKLTLIRGNHDNYISLVTDKFDIEIRDEIETDNMIILHGHKDIEPKDNVIYIIGHEHPRISLRDKLGFSRKLQAFLLVPLKNGSKALILPAIGSYQAGNDVSLIHNNYMSPLIRNYGILEEAKPYVIIEGEGIMEFPKLELLKNIVV
- a CDS encoding tRNA (guanine(26)-N(2))-dimethyltransferase, with the translated sequence MRLVEIKEGKARVFIPDPKEYEKNGKFDPSWAPVFYNPRMTFNRDISVIAVSVISPKSIIDALAASGIRGIRYYLESYSPIEEIIFNDKSKVAVDLIRKNIEVNEVKVAKITNRDANSLLYEVITDYVDIDPFGSPSPFILSSVNAVKNGGHVAYTATDLAPLEGSSKKSCKRKYDVNNSKLSFSKEVGIRVLLSKIVREAAILEKAVEPIFAFYNDYYYRVIIRVTRGAKRADESIEKLGYFYECEKCGFSGSSKDPIEKCPRCGNKVKISGPVWLGKINDDSFVHKMIDYLQNFSYIKNFEAVSILLHKILQENKYPPGYYNLEFVASKYKINVPAREKIIECLGDASQTHFSSKGIKTNKSFDEILECMKTLSNKV
- a CDS encoding DUF5622 domain-containing protein; the encoded protein is MLKHKKYLYVDTGKYFIKVRVLKNRDENSPDSYIVVSKNIKKPRNALVKKLEDLPIEVRDKISKLA
- a CDS encoding coiled-coil protein produces the protein MSNSATNSAEEAIYKKIAEIKDEISKLKQEKTQALEDLNKLKQKKLEKIEKLKGIRSQIDTVRNEFSLRLEELKKLKDRKQQLLQEIQGMRKQFDEIKAILQKTQGLDIDAIERRIQSLEWRLQTSSLPLDEEKRIVQKIAELEKKLGEARKMLEIKEKGTVERAEYLAKRIELSTIRQQIAGIVTELSQKRNILNSLKEDREKTKKEIDEINKQIEEIRNKIGNINNQIKEKNNEIENYIKQLKGEKVEAPSRPTREEIIEKKKKIAEEKLKSGQRLTFEELLILYGENDKEDGKDSDNIY
- a CDS encoding TATA-box-binding protein, producing MISIENIVATVTLDQQLDLYAMERSVPNVEYDPDQFPGLIFRLESPKVTSLIFKSGKMVVTGAKSTEELIKAVKRIIKTLKKYGIKITGKPKIQIQNIVASANMHVHVNLDKAAFLLENNMYEPEQFPGLIFRMDDPRVVLLIFSSGKMVITGAKREEEVYKAVKKIFDKLNELDCIKPIEEEEELEI
- a CDS encoding DUF373 family protein, with protein sequence MVKTVIIYIDIDDDLSLAGIKSPVIGEANVKEAIDKASEIMADDSDFNSMIVAYNIYKKMKKEGQDVEIVFLAGSQKGGLEAQRRISAQLDEIIKELNPQDSIIVYDSPEDAKALPIIQSRLKISGVQRVIVEQHRGVEETYILLGKYFKKILNEPRYSRIFLGVPGAILFAAGILEVFGLISYIVPVITILIGSAMIIRGFDLDEMMEKWWENSTIMVIAALLSSISFAISLINGYFTYISIKGNSVYVVSTVISSMLPYITFSVLILLGAKALSSALDKSIKLFHDIIKISAIIISYYIITDVLKNLEEGIYIIQFQSFYALTISSMVLIFAYIVLNLIEKYKFSSS